The Actinomadura sp. WMMB 499 genome includes a window with the following:
- the dpgA gene encoding 3,5-dihydroxyphenylacetyl-CoA synthase DpgA encodes MDLPMTMDMELSRDDLRTEAPRPDVAAPNPFVPRIVGVGTAGGATSYSQREVLEEIGVTDPKVRSVFLNSAIESRYLALPPPGAGGRRESEPQGDLLDKHKRLAVEMGVRALESCLKQADMQVSDLRHLCCVTSTGFLTPGLSALIIRALGIDRHCSRSDIVGMGCNAGLNALGVVSGWATAHPGEPAVVLCTEACSAAYALDGTMRTAVVNSLFGDGAAAVALVAEPDAGAGSPAGPPAGGGGAGRAPGPRVLRFASTLIPEALDAMRYDWDRDQGRFSFFLDPQIPYVVGANAEVAVDRLLDGTGLRRGDVRHWLVHSGGKKVIDAVVVNLGLNRHDVRHTTGVLRDYGNVSSGSFLFSYERLVEENAVEPGDYGVLMTMGPGSTIETALVRW; translated from the coding sequence ATGGACCTTCCGATGACCATGGACATGGAATTATCCCGGGACGACTTACGCACCGAGGCGCCGCGCCCCGACGTCGCCGCGCCGAACCCGTTCGTCCCGCGGATCGTGGGGGTCGGGACGGCCGGCGGCGCCACGTCCTACTCCCAGCGTGAGGTGCTGGAGGAGATCGGCGTCACCGACCCGAAGGTGCGCTCGGTGTTCCTGAACAGCGCGATCGAGAGCCGGTACCTGGCGCTGCCGCCGCCGGGTGCGGGCGGGCGGCGGGAGTCCGAGCCGCAGGGCGACCTTCTCGACAAGCACAAGCGGCTGGCCGTCGAGATGGGCGTGCGGGCGCTGGAGAGCTGCCTGAAGCAGGCGGACATGCAGGTGTCGGACCTGCGGCACCTGTGCTGCGTGACGTCGACGGGGTTCCTCACCCCGGGGCTCAGCGCGCTGATCATCCGCGCGCTGGGCATCGACCGGCACTGCAGCCGGTCCGACATCGTCGGGATGGGCTGCAACGCGGGCCTGAACGCGCTGGGCGTGGTGTCGGGGTGGGCGACGGCGCATCCGGGCGAGCCGGCGGTGGTGCTGTGCACCGAGGCGTGCTCGGCGGCGTACGCGCTGGACGGCACGATGCGCACGGCGGTCGTGAACAGCCTGTTCGGGGACGGTGCCGCGGCCGTCGCGCTCGTCGCCGAGCCGGACGCCGGGGCCGGGTCGCCCGCGGGGCCGCCCGCGGGGGGTGGCGGTGCCGGACGGGCGCCGGGGCCGCGCGTGCTGCGGTTCGCCAGCACCCTCATTCCGGAGGCGCTCGACGCGATGCGCTACGACTGGGACCGCGACCAGGGCCGCTTCAGCTTCTTCCTCGACCCGCAGATCCCGTACGTGGTCGGCGCGAACGCCGAGGTCGCGGTGGACCGGCTGCTGGACGGGACGGGCCTGCGGCGCGGCGACGTCCGGCACTGGCTCGTCCACTCGGGCGGCAAGAAGGTGATCGACGCGGTCGTCGTGAACCTGGGGCTGAACCGGCACGACGTCCGGCACACGACGGGCGTGCTGCGCGACTACGGGAACGTGTCCAGCGGCTCGTTCCTGTTCTCCTACGAGCGGCTCGTGGAGGAGAACGCGGTCGAACCGGGCGACTACGGCGTCCTGATGACGATGGGGCCGGGCTCGACGATCGAGACCGCGCTGGTGCGGTGGTGA
- a CDS encoding acyl-CoA carboxylase subunit beta produces MDGLRRRAAELRAGIVAGNPAAVERQHALGKLTARERLAMLLDEGSFTEVGLYRRPDGGPDERRPHTDGVVTGSGEIYGRRVFVYAQDFTIAGGSLGAAHAAKIHRVMDLALAAGAPLIGLNDSGGARIQEGVTALDGFGGIFFRNVQASGVIPQISVVCGPCAGGAAYSPALTDFTFMVGDAAQLYLTGPDVVEAVTGRRVTHAELGGARVHGSTSGVATFVYDDEASCLEDVRYLVSLLPANNLEPAPATPGTGAQREERPALAEIVPVDPARPYDMRLVIDEVVDEGTALELHEGWATNVICALARIDGEAVGLVGNQPMAMAGVLDADAAQKAARFVRFCDAFGIPLVTLVDVPGFLPGVEQEHAGVIRHGAKLLYAYCEATVPRVQVIVRKAYGGAYIVMDSRSVGADLSLAWPGNEVAVMGAAGAVNVIHRRALAAAPDPERLRAELVGDYTRRLVHPYYSAERGLVDDVIDPVRTRIEVARGLAMLRTKRRAGPQRKHGNVPL; encoded by the coding sequence ATGGACGGCTTGCGGCGGCGGGCCGCGGAGCTGCGGGCCGGGATCGTCGCGGGGAACCCGGCCGCGGTGGAGCGGCAGCACGCGCTCGGGAAGCTCACGGCGCGCGAGCGGCTGGCGATGCTGCTGGACGAGGGGTCCTTCACCGAGGTCGGGCTCTACCGGAGGCCGGACGGCGGGCCGGACGAGCGGCGGCCGCACACGGACGGCGTCGTCACCGGGTCCGGGGAGATCTACGGGCGCCGGGTGTTCGTGTACGCGCAGGACTTCACGATCGCGGGCGGGTCGCTCGGTGCGGCGCACGCGGCGAAGATCCACCGGGTCATGGACCTCGCGCTGGCGGCGGGCGCCCCGCTGATCGGGCTGAACGACAGCGGTGGGGCACGGATCCAGGAGGGGGTGACGGCCCTCGACGGGTTCGGCGGGATCTTCTTCCGCAACGTGCAGGCGTCCGGTGTGATCCCGCAGATCAGCGTGGTGTGCGGGCCGTGCGCGGGCGGTGCGGCGTACTCGCCCGCGCTGACCGACTTCACGTTCATGGTGGGGGACGCCGCCCAGCTGTACCTGACGGGGCCGGACGTGGTCGAGGCGGTGACCGGGCGGCGGGTGACGCACGCGGAGCTGGGCGGCGCGCGGGTGCACGGCTCCACGTCGGGCGTCGCGACGTTCGTGTACGACGACGAGGCGTCATGCCTGGAGGACGTCCGGTACCTGGTGTCGCTGCTGCCCGCCAACAACCTCGAACCCGCGCCCGCGACGCCCGGGACGGGCGCGCAGCGCGAGGAGCGCCCGGCGCTGGCGGAGATCGTGCCGGTCGATCCGGCACGGCCGTACGACATGCGGCTGGTGATCGACGAGGTGGTGGACGAGGGCACGGCGCTGGAACTGCACGAGGGGTGGGCGACGAACGTGATCTGCGCGCTGGCGCGGATCGACGGCGAGGCCGTCGGCCTGGTGGGCAACCAGCCGATGGCGATGGCCGGGGTGCTGGACGCCGACGCGGCGCAGAAGGCCGCGCGGTTCGTCCGGTTCTGTGACGCGTTCGGGATCCCGCTGGTCACGCTGGTGGACGTCCCGGGGTTCCTGCCCGGCGTGGAGCAGGAGCACGCGGGGGTGATCCGGCACGGCGCGAAGCTGCTGTACGCCTACTGCGAGGCGACCGTCCCGCGCGTGCAGGTGATCGTGCGGAAGGCGTACGGCGGCGCGTACATCGTGATGGACTCCCGGTCGGTCGGCGCGGACCTGTCGCTGGCGTGGCCGGGCAACGAGGTCGCGGTGATGGGCGCGGCGGGCGCGGTGAACGTGATCCACCGCCGCGCGCTGGCCGCGGCGCCCGACCCGGAACGGCTCCGCGCCGAACTGGTCGGCGACTACACGCGGCGGCTCGTGCACCCGTACTACTCGGCGGAGCGGGGCCTGGTGGACGACGTCATCGATCCGGTGCGGACGCGCATCGAGGTGGCGCGCGGCCTGGCGATGCTCCGCACGAAACGGCGGGCCGGGCCGCAGCGCAAGCACGGAAACGTGCCCCTGTGA
- a CDS encoding aminotransferase class I/II-fold pyridoxal phosphate-dependent enzyme, whose amino-acid sequence MKGAIDRAAFAAVGLRPGRRPPTGPPDTAVKILGRTWTAPIAGPDGALLVAETTDRPVQIRRGHPDEPALEAGTVEFAQVGTPAEAVRAVERGAAGLIVAGSAGSAALDALPRVATAVARRCPILLDGGAELGADVLAALALGADAVVLDPAADTARIVAELRAAMAFAGAATISDVDASCVRVEQAAPPAANRSGADLHVAELHPSLADPVLDAMNFLNEITFRHPDAISFAPGRPYDGFFDNEQIFEYVRRYLDHRAGTGATPDDLRTELFQYGPTAGRIRDVIADSLRADEGIDVPPEAIVVTVGAQEAMLLVLRALAAGPRDSVLASTPCYVGFTGAARILGVPVTAVPEGPDGPRPAALEAAILAERAAGRRPRAFYVVPDHSNPSGATVDLPARRALLDLAAHHDMLIIEDTPYRLVSPGRPLPTLKSLDRDRRVVHVGSFSKTLFPGARVGFAVADQTVADGTGRAAPLAAELAKIKSMVTVNTPSLSQAAVAGALLAADGRVSRLNAEAAEYYGRAMRATLDRLDRELPAARRAALGVRWTAPSGGFFLTVQVPFDADDAALARSARDFGVIWTPMTQFHPEGGGLDRLRLSTSYLAPAEIDEGIARLVRFIESESVRSRREAR is encoded by the coding sequence ATGAAAGGCGCTATCGACCGGGCCGCCTTCGCAGCCGTCGGGCTGCGGCCGGGCCGCCGCCCGCCCACCGGCCCGCCCGACACCGCGGTGAAGATCCTCGGCCGTACCTGGACCGCGCCGATCGCCGGTCCGGACGGTGCACTGCTCGTCGCCGAGACGACCGACAGGCCCGTCCAGATCCGGCGCGGCCACCCCGACGAACCCGCACTCGAGGCCGGAACCGTCGAGTTCGCCCAGGTCGGCACCCCCGCGGAGGCCGTGCGGGCGGTCGAGCGGGGCGCGGCCGGGCTGATCGTCGCCGGCTCCGCCGGGAGCGCCGCGCTCGACGCCCTGCCGCGGGTCGCCACCGCCGTCGCGCGCCGTTGCCCGATCCTGCTCGACGGCGGTGCCGAACTGGGGGCCGACGTCCTTGCCGCGCTCGCCCTCGGCGCCGACGCGGTCGTCCTCGACCCGGCCGCCGACACCGCCCGGATCGTCGCGGAACTGCGCGCCGCGATGGCGTTCGCCGGCGCCGCGACGATCTCCGACGTGGACGCCTCGTGCGTCCGGGTCGAGCAGGCGGCGCCGCCCGCCGCGAACCGGTCCGGAGCCGACCTGCACGTGGCGGAACTGCACCCGAGCCTGGCCGACCCGGTGCTCGACGCGATGAACTTCCTCAACGAGATCACCTTCCGCCACCCCGACGCGATCTCCTTCGCCCCCGGCCGCCCCTACGACGGGTTCTTCGACAACGAGCAGATCTTCGAGTACGTCCGGCGCTACCTCGACCACCGGGCCGGTACGGGCGCGACCCCGGACGACCTGCGCACCGAGCTCTTCCAGTACGGTCCCACCGCGGGGCGGATCCGGGACGTGATCGCCGATTCGCTGCGTGCGGACGAGGGCATCGACGTCCCGCCCGAGGCGATCGTGGTGACGGTCGGAGCCCAGGAGGCGATGCTCCTCGTGCTGCGGGCGCTCGCCGCGGGGCCGCGCGACTCCGTGCTCGCGTCCACCCCCTGCTACGTGGGCTTCACCGGCGCGGCGCGGATTCTCGGCGTCCCGGTGACCGCCGTCCCCGAGGGACCGGACGGCCCGCGCCCCGCCGCGCTCGAGGCCGCGATCCTGGCCGAGCGCGCCGCCGGGCGCCGCCCCCGGGCGTTCTACGTGGTGCCCGACCACTCCAACCCGTCCGGCGCCACCGTCGACCTGCCGGCCCGCCGGGCCCTGCTCGACCTCGCGGCCCACCACGACATGCTGATCATCGAGGACACCCCGTACCGGCTGGTGAGCCCCGGCCGTCCGCTGCCCACGCTGAAGTCCCTCGACCGCGACCGGCGCGTCGTGCACGTCGGCTCGTTCTCCAAGACCCTGTTCCCGGGGGCCCGCGTGGGCTTCGCCGTCGCCGACCAGACCGTCGCCGACGGCACCGGCCGCGCCGCGCCGCTGGCCGCCGAGCTCGCCAAGATCAAGAGCATGGTGACGGTCAACACCCCGTCGCTGAGCCAGGCCGCCGTGGCGGGCGCGCTGCTCGCGGCGGACGGCCGCGTCTCCCGGCTGAACGCCGAGGCCGCCGAGTACTACGGCCGCGCCATGCGGGCCACCCTGGACCGTCTCGACCGCGAGCTCCCCGCCGCCCGCCGCGCCGCGCTGGGCGTCCGGTGGACCGCCCCGTCCGGGGGTTTCTTCCTGACCGTCCAGGTCCCCTTCGACGCCGACGACGCCGCGCTGGCCCGCTCCGCCCGCGACTTCGGCGTCATCTGGACCCCGATGACCCAGTTCCATCCCGAGGGCGGCGGCCTCGACCGGCTCCGCCTGTCGACGAGTTACCTGGCCCCAGCGGAGATCGATGAGGGGATCGCCCGCCTCGTCCGGTTCATCGAGTCCGAGAGCGTCCGCAGCCGGCGGGAGGCCCGATGA
- a CDS encoding LuxR family transcriptional regulator, protein MPIVERTEEMSRLDAVFAGSRAGHGAVFLVEGPAGTGKTRLVHEFGERAVEAGATFLSAAASRADHGFPLSAAGRLFGGPALRAAQLEEAERLLEEGAAAADPGRSPSGGPVGGAAVPAEVLRGLGALLLSAADRAPLVIAVDDVHHADPASLRFLHHLVRRAGSARIMLVLTECVRAAPPSPLPHAELLRGPRVHRARLRTLTRDGVAAVLSGHFDPLTVRRLAGGWHRATGGNPLLVHALVEDHRASEAAHPPELVFGEAFRRAVLTCLQRCEAMPLARGLAVLPPRSSGPGAGELVGLDARAVALTGEVLAATGLTATGPTATGPTATGGGFRHEAVRAAVLGGMRADRRRALRLRAAELLHRAGAPAAEIADRLVAADRVPGPWALAVLREASGPISGAAGRPETVARLRLALRGRPGEPERAAILFDLACAEWQADPERAIRHLPELSAALRAGHLPPDAAGRLAAWAMWLGRVDDARELDGAGAAPGTVERRLARAFPGLAPSGDGTEPAPPGTARPGPAAPPTRARASRGSAVKRSPARPPAPRVPAENLPSARGVRAVAEDDTLLGTFVEFLTHPALHEDEHRVAVAHIEHVLGERASAPGTCAPVAALAALVHVGEVERAEHWCDALERSDPEPPPLMAALYLVARALIRSRRGDLNGVVEHVLGAFDLVPPGGFGVFAGIPMGVLVEALVARGEHVAAGRWLDRPLPDATLHSPFVLPFLRARGEHHLVVGRARTAAAEFRLCGHLMRTWGCDLPGFVPWRTDLARAYLAVGDAEPAARLVREEIRRLPDGRTRPRAGALRVLAAAVPDERTRTLRQAARAAERAGDRLELARVLAGLAACHRTERPHRARELERRAAALAAECGAAGIGRHLGPGAPAERAGTPAPGADRFTELSDAERRVAALAAEGWSNRQIAKRLHVTTSTVEQHLTRVYRKLRINRRTDLPLDLAGIPLRGFLA, encoded by the coding sequence ATGCCCATTGTCGAGCGTACGGAGGAGATGTCCCGGCTCGACGCGGTCTTCGCCGGGAGCCGCGCGGGGCACGGCGCGGTATTCCTGGTGGAAGGACCGGCCGGAACCGGTAAAACGAGGCTCGTTCATGAATTCGGCGAGCGGGCGGTCGAGGCGGGGGCGACCTTCCTGTCCGCCGCCGCGTCCCGCGCCGACCACGGGTTCCCGCTGAGCGCGGCCGGTCGGCTGTTCGGCGGGCCCGCGCTGCGCGCCGCGCAGCTCGAGGAGGCGGAACGGCTGCTGGAGGAGGGCGCCGCGGCGGCGGACCCCGGCCGCTCCCCGTCCGGCGGTCCCGTCGGCGGCGCGGCCGTCCCCGCCGAGGTCCTGCGCGGGCTCGGCGCGCTGCTGCTGTCGGCCGCGGACCGCGCGCCGCTGGTGATCGCGGTCGACGACGTCCACCACGCCGACCCCGCCTCCCTGCGGTTCCTCCACCACCTCGTCCGCCGGGCGGGCTCCGCGCGGATCATGCTCGTCCTCACCGAGTGCGTGCGCGCCGCGCCGCCGTCCCCCCTGCCGCACGCCGAGCTCCTGCGGGGCCCGCGCGTCCACCGGGCGCGGCTGCGGACGCTGACCCGGGACGGCGTCGCGGCCGTCCTGTCCGGGCACTTCGACCCGCTGACGGTCCGTCGGCTGGCGGGCGGGTGGCACCGCGCCACCGGCGGCAACCCGCTGCTGGTGCACGCGCTCGTCGAGGACCACCGGGCGTCCGAGGCCGCGCACCCCCCCGAGCTCGTGTTCGGTGAGGCGTTCCGCCGCGCGGTCCTCACCTGCCTGCAGCGGTGCGAGGCGATGCCGCTCGCCCGCGGCCTCGCGGTGCTGCCGCCCCGCTCGTCCGGTCCGGGCGCCGGCGAGCTGGTCGGGCTGGACGCGCGGGCGGTGGCGCTGACCGGCGAGGTGCTGGCCGCGACCGGCCTGACCGCGACCGGCCCGACCGCGACCGGCCCGACCGCGACCGGCGGCGGATTCCGGCACGAGGCCGTACGGGCCGCGGTGCTGGGCGGCATGCGTGCGGACCGGCGCCGGGCGCTCCGGCTGCGGGCGGCCGAACTGCTGCACCGGGCCGGGGCGCCCGCCGCCGAGATCGCCGACCGGCTCGTCGCCGCGGACCGGGTGCCCGGACCGTGGGCGCTGGCCGTGCTACGGGAGGCGTCCGGGCCGATCTCCGGCGCCGCCGGCCGGCCCGAGACGGTCGCGCGGTTGCGGCTCGCGCTGCGCGGCCGTCCCGGCGAGCCCGAGCGCGCCGCCATCCTGTTCGACCTGGCGTGCGCGGAATGGCAGGCCGACCCGGAACGCGCGATCCGCCACCTGCCGGAACTGTCCGCCGCCCTGCGGGCCGGCCACCTGCCCCCGGACGCCGCCGGCAGGCTGGCCGCCTGGGCGATGTGGCTCGGCCGCGTGGACGACGCCCGCGAACTGGACGGCGCCGGAGCCGCACCGGGCACCGTGGAACGCCGCCTCGCCCGCGCGTTCCCCGGCCTGGCCCCGTCCGGCGACGGCACCGAGCCCGCCCCGCCCGGCACGGCCCGGCCCGGCCCGGCGGCACCGCCCACCCGCGCCCGCGCCTCCCGTGGTTCGGCGGTGAAGAGATCCCCGGCGCGGCCCCCCGCGCCGCGTGTGCCAGCCGAGAACCTCCCGTCCGCACGGGGGGTGAGGGCCGTTGCGGAGGACGACACCCTGCTCGGGACGTTCGTGGAGTTCCTCACCCATCCGGCCCTGCACGAGGACGAGCACCGGGTGGCCGTCGCGCACATCGAGCACGTCCTCGGGGAGCGCGCGTCCGCACCGGGGACGTGCGCACCCGTCGCGGCACTCGCGGCGCTCGTCCATGTCGGTGAAGTCGAGCGAGCCGAGCACTGGTGCGACGCGCTGGAGCGTTCCGACCCCGAACCCCCGCCGCTGATGGCGGCGCTGTACCTCGTGGCGCGCGCACTGATCCGGTCAAGGCGCGGCGACCTGAACGGCGTTGTCGAGCACGTGCTCGGGGCGTTCGACCTGGTGCCGCCCGGCGGCTTCGGGGTGTTCGCCGGAATCCCGATGGGCGTCCTGGTCGAGGCGCTCGTGGCGCGCGGCGAGCACGTGGCGGCGGGCCGGTGGCTGGACCGGCCGCTCCCCGACGCGACCTTGCACAGCCCGTTCGTCCTGCCCTTCCTGCGCGCCCGCGGCGAGCACCACCTGGTGGTGGGGCGCGCGCGGACCGCCGCGGCCGAGTTCCGGCTCTGCGGGCACCTCATGCGGACGTGGGGCTGTGACCTGCCCGGTTTCGTCCCATGGCGGACGGACCTGGCCCGGGCGTACCTGGCGGTGGGCGACGCCGAACCGGCCGCGCGGCTCGTCCGCGAGGAGATCCGGCGCCTGCCGGACGGCCGCACGCGGCCCCGCGCCGGGGCGCTGCGCGTGCTGGCCGCGGCCGTCCCGGACGAGCGGACGCGCACCCTCCGCCAGGCGGCGCGGGCGGCGGAACGCGCCGGGGACCGGCTGGAGTTGGCGCGGGTGCTGGCCGGTCTCGCCGCGTGCCACCGGACCGAGCGGCCGCATCGCGCCCGCGAGCTGGAGCGGCGGGCCGCCGCGCTGGCCGCCGAGTGCGGGGCGGCCGGGATCGGCCGCCACCTGGGCCCGGGCGCCCCGGCCGAACGCGCCGGAACGCCGGCGCCCGGTGCCGACCGGTTCACCGAGCTGAGCGACGCGGAACGACGGGTCGCGGCGCTCGCCGCGGAGGGCTGGAGCAACCGGCAGATCGCGAAGCGCCTGCACGTCACCACCAGCACGGTCGAGCAGCACCTGACCCGCGTCTACCGCAAGCTGCGGATCAACCGCCGGACCGACCTCCCGCTGGACCTGGCCGGAATTCCGCTGCGCGGCTTTCTCGCCTGA